The genomic window AAAGACTCGCGCCAACCGGACGCCGCGCGGAAATTCCTCGTCTACCTCGCGGACAAGACCGCGGACGACACCTTCGTCAGGTTCGGTTTCACGGTGATTGATTGACCCCGGCTGTTGCGGAGGCCTATGCTTTTTGCCACCGGCGCCAACCTACACAGGAGCGCGCTTTGGAGGGTGGACGCCATCGTCCACCCGGCCGGTGGAGAACAGGAAAAAAGCCTCACACTTTGTTCCGCAGCACATCGACTTGGTGGACGAGGGCGTCCACCCTCCTCAAGGCCCCCCTTCTCTCCGCTCGAAACCGCCCCATCCTGCCATGACCGCCGAAGAAATCCAGATCGTCCTCTTTTCCGTGGCGATGGCGTTGCTCGGCACCCTGCTGATCCTGCCGCCGGGTGTGGCCCTCGCATGGCTTCTGGCGAGGAAGCAGTGGCCGGGGAAAAGCCTCGTCGAGACATTCGTCGCCCTGCCGCTGGTGCTTCCCCCCGTGGTCACCGGACTCGTCCTGCTACGCCTCTTCGGCAGGCGGGGACCCGTCGGAAGCTGGCTGGACCAGACATTCCAGACAGACATCGTTTTCACCTGGAAGGCCGTGGTCATCGCGCTGTCCGTGATGGCGATCCCACTGCTGGTGAAAAACGCACGCGCAGCCATCGAGGAGGTCAGCCCCGAGTTGGAACAAATGGCCCGCACCCTCGGCGCGCCGGAGTGGCGGGTGTTTTTCTTCATCACCCTGCCGCTCGCCAGACGCGGCATCCTCGCCGGCATGTTGCTCGCCTTCGCCCGCGCGCTCGGCGAATTCGGAGCCACCATCATGGTGGCCGGAAACATTCCCGGAGCCACCACCACACTCTCCGTCTCCATCTACCAGCACGTGCAGCTCGGACAGGACGACACCGTCTGGAAGCTCGCCGCCA from Luteolibacter yonseiensis includes these protein-coding regions:
- the modB gene encoding molybdate ABC transporter permease subunit, translated to MTAEEIQIVLFSVAMALLGTLLILPPGVALAWLLARKQWPGKSLVETFVALPLVLPPVVTGLVLLRLFGRRGPVGSWLDQTFQTDIVFTWKAVVIALSVMAIPLLVKNARAAIEEVSPELEQMARTLGAPEWRVFFFITLPLARRGILAGMLLAFARALGEFGATIMVAGNIPGATTTLSVSIYQHVQLGQDDTVWKLAAISAAIAFSVLFISEMLVKKKK